The following proteins are encoded in a genomic region of Candidatus Leptovillus gracilis:
- a CDS encoding CoA transferase, protein MTTPLTSLKLLDFSTLLPGPFASMLLADIGADVVRVEAPHRADLVRMMPPFDGAISGWHGVLNRNKRSIGLDLKQPEAVEVVKRLVAADGGGYDVVLEQFRPGVMARLGLGYNDLKAVNPGLIYCAITGYGQTGPYKDRAGHDNNYLALSGLMSHSGRQSSGPPPLGAQIADVGGGSLGAVMGILTAVIHRHVTGQGQMVDVSMLDMAIAWQAHIASHFLVGGETPQREGWMLNGGSFYDYYQTADGRYLSVGSLEPKFWQGFCQAIGRPDLIGRGLDQSPANQQALKAEIAAEIGQRPLAAWTAVFAELDVCVEPVLTIPKMLEHPQVQARGLVVDVPKPDGGTQKQIGSPLKFSAGEAEYRGVGTAVGAHTDEVLQKLGFSADRIEDLRNSGAIG, encoded by the coding sequence ATGACCACCCCCCTCACCTCCCTCAAACTCCTGGATTTCTCCACCCTGCTGCCTGGCCCGTTTGCCTCCATGTTGTTGGCCGACATAGGCGCAGACGTGGTGCGCGTGGAAGCGCCGCATCGCGCCGACCTGGTGCGCATGATGCCCCCCTTTGACGGCGCTATTTCCGGCTGGCATGGGGTACTGAATCGCAACAAGCGCTCCATCGGCCTGGATTTGAAACAGCCAGAAGCGGTAGAGGTCGTCAAACGACTGGTGGCCGCCGATGGCGGCGGCTACGACGTGGTGCTGGAGCAGTTTCGCCCCGGCGTCATGGCCCGGCTTGGCCTGGGGTACAACGACCTGAAGGCGGTAAATCCCGGCCTGATCTACTGCGCCATCACCGGTTACGGCCAGACCGGCCCCTACAAAGATCGCGCCGGTCACGACAACAACTATCTGGCCCTGTCCGGCCTGATGAGCCATTCCGGCCGCCAGAGCAGCGGCCCGCCGCCGCTGGGCGCGCAAATCGCCGACGTGGGCGGCGGCTCGTTGGGCGCGGTGATGGGGATTCTCACGGCCGTTATCCACCGCCACGTCACCGGCCAGGGGCAAATGGTAGACGTGAGCATGTTAGATATGGCCATCGCCTGGCAGGCCCACATCGCCAGCCATTTCCTGGTGGGCGGCGAGACGCCGCAGCGGGAAGGCTGGATGCTCAACGGCGGCAGTTTTTATGATTATTACCAGACGGCCGACGGCCGTTACCTCTCCGTGGGCAGCCTGGAACCCAAGTTCTGGCAGGGTTTCTGCCAGGCCATCGGCCGCCCCGACCTGATCGGGCGCGGCCTGGACCAGTCGCCGGCCAACCAGCAGGCGCTGAAGGCGGAGATTGCGGCGGAGATTGGGCAACGGCCGTTAGCGGCATGGACGGCCGTGTTTGCCGAACTGGACGTCTGCGTGGAACCGGTGCTGACCATCCCCAAAATGCTGGAGCATCCCCAGGTGCAGGCGCGCGGACTGGTGGTGGACGTGCCCAAGCCCGACGGCGGCACGCAAAAGCAAATCGGCAGCCCGCTCAAGTTTTCGGCGGGAGAAGCGGAATATAGGGGGGTGGGAACGGCCGTAGGCGCCCACACCGACGAAGTTCTGCAAAAATTGGGGTTTTCTGCTGACAGAATTGAGGATTTGCGCAACTCCGGCGCAATCGGATAA
- a CDS encoding long-chain fatty acid--CoA ligase, translating to MQGLMMNYQLTMDRILEYANRMFPKKQISTMLPDGSMHRYTYADMYKRVKRLSKALVKLGIEPGDRVGTFAWNHYQHMELYYAIPGAGAVCHTLNIRLFPEQLSYIVDHAEDQIVFIDATLLPLYERVAHQITSVKHYVLLNAPKGTPTKLRNVLYYEDLIADSDEDFAWRSTDENMAMGLCYTSGTTGHPKGALYSHRSMYLHTLGENQAAALGMLESDVVLPVVPQFHAMAWGLPYACAMAGSDVVMPGPHLKPEPLAMLIEQEKVTIAAGVPTIWTALYHELKQNPRDISSVRALIVGGSAMPRQLIKDFESQLGVSVLHAWGMTELSPLGTVSILQGHHQDLSDEEKWDIKAKQGYAICGVEMRIVDAIGRELPWDGKQMGELQVRGPWIISQYFKRDITDDYMTDDGWFRTGDVSTIDEHGIMNITDRTKDLVKSGGEWISSVELENVLMAHPKVMEAAVIAIPDEKWSERPLAAIVPTKDGYDLTVDDLKEFLAARVAKFWIPDDFVFITEIPKTSVGKFSKATLRKLYADGQLVP from the coding sequence ATGCAAGGTTTGATGATGAATTACCAGTTGACGATGGACCGCATTTTGGAATATGCCAACCGCATGTTCCCCAAAAAGCAAATTTCTACCATGCTGCCCGATGGTTCCATGCACCGTTACACCTACGCCGACATGTACAAACGGGTCAAGCGCCTGTCCAAAGCGTTGGTTAAATTAGGCATCGAGCCGGGCGACCGGGTAGGGACCTTTGCCTGGAACCATTACCAACATATGGAACTGTATTACGCCATCCCCGGCGCAGGGGCCGTCTGCCATACCCTCAACATTCGCCTCTTCCCAGAGCAGCTCTCCTACATTGTGGACCACGCCGAAGACCAGATCGTCTTCATAGACGCCACCTTGCTGCCGCTTTATGAACGGGTCGCTCACCAGATTACCAGCGTCAAGCATTACGTTTTGCTCAACGCGCCCAAAGGCACGCCCACCAAATTGCGCAACGTCCTTTACTACGAAGACCTCATCGCCGATTCCGATGAAGACTTTGCCTGGCGCTCCACCGACGAAAACATGGCAATGGGCCTTTGTTACACCAGCGGCACCACCGGCCATCCCAAAGGTGCGCTGTACAGCCACCGCTCCATGTATCTGCACACCCTGGGTGAAAACCAGGCGGCTGCCCTGGGCATGTTGGAATCAGACGTGGTACTGCCTGTCGTGCCGCAGTTCCACGCGATGGCCTGGGGGCTGCCTTATGCCTGCGCTATGGCCGGCTCCGATGTGGTGATGCCTGGCCCACACCTGAAACCGGAACCATTGGCGATGCTTATCGAACAGGAAAAAGTGACCATTGCTGCTGGTGTGCCCACCATTTGGACGGCGCTGTATCACGAACTGAAACAAAACCCCCGCGACATTTCCAGCGTACGCGCCCTCATCGTCGGTGGATCGGCGATGCCGCGCCAACTCATCAAGGATTTTGAGAGCCAATTGGGCGTCAGTGTGCTGCACGCCTGGGGGATGACGGAACTATCGCCGCTGGGCACGGTTTCTATCTTGCAAGGCCATCATCAGGATTTATCCGACGAAGAGAAGTGGGATATCAAAGCCAAACAAGGGTATGCCATTTGCGGCGTGGAGATGCGCATTGTGGACGCCATCGGCCGGGAACTGCCCTGGGACGGCAAGCAAATGGGCGAACTGCAAGTACGCGGCCCGTGGATTATCAGCCAATACTTTAAGCGCGACATTACCGACGATTACATGACCGACGATGGTTGGTTCCGCACCGGCGACGTGTCTACGATTGATGAACACGGCATTATGAACATCACCGACCGCACGAAGGACCTGGTGAAGAGCGGCGGCGAGTGGATTTCGTCGGTGGAGTTGGAGAACGTGCTGATGGCCCATCCGAAAGTGATGGAAGCGGCCGTGATCGCCATCCCGGATGAGAAGTGGTCGGAACGGCCGTTAGCCGCCATCGTCCCCACCAAAGACGGTTACGACCTGACCGTTGACGACCTGAAAGAGTTCCTGGCCGCCCGCGTCGCCAAATTCTGGATTCCCGACGACTTCGTCTTCATCACCGAAATCCCCAAAACCAGCGTTGGCAAATTCAGCAAAGCCACCCTGCGGAAGTTGTACGCGGATGGGCAGCTTGTTCCATAG
- a CDS encoding thioesterase family protein has translation MRLTFPTPTDLQPLPCYLRQTVPDDYLDAMGHMNVRYYLALFDTAAWDLFTSFGMDQAYYDSKAGGAFALQHFINYLAEVHEGNELTIRARLIGRSAKRIHFMLFMINETQGKLAATLESMGAHADLTQRRISPFPPNIAANIDALMTEHSQLHWQAPVCGVIRP, from the coding sequence ATGAGACTAACCTTCCCCACCCCCACCGACCTGCAACCACTGCCCTGCTACCTGCGCCAGACCGTGCCGGATGATTATCTGGACGCGATGGGGCATATGAACGTGCGCTACTACCTGGCCTTGTTCGACACGGCCGCCTGGGACTTGTTCACCAGTTTTGGCATGGACCAGGCCTATTACGATTCCAAAGCTGGCGGCGCATTTGCCCTGCAACATTTCATCAACTACCTGGCCGAAGTTCACGAAGGCAACGAATTGACCATACGCGCCCGGCTCATCGGCCGTTCGGCCAAACGGATTCACTTTATGCTGTTCATGATCAATGAAACCCAGGGCAAACTGGCCGCCACCCTGGAATCCATGGGAGCGCACGCCGACCTGACCCAACGCCGCATCTCCCCCTTCCCACCCAACATCGCCGCCAACATAGACGCTCTGATGACCGAACACAGCCAACTTCATTGGCAAGCGCCCGTTTGTGGGGTGATAAGACCGTGA
- a CDS encoding MBL fold metallo-hydrolase, whose product MEPIRLELPTGLDVGPVNVYLFRQPEPVLIDAGLKSPASWEALQFGLAEHNLTVMDISRVIITHPHIDHFGQAGTIAAHSDADVWICELGADWLRDTAVMWQQRMAYFRDAFLRRVGLDDDTAALIVLGMTAVAAQLDPIPPERLHTFPANGLLQLGGLPWQVIHTPGHASAQTCFYQPDTKQLLSADHLLQTTPTPVVERPLCDEERIPALPQFMQSLDRVAALDIEAVFPGHGRPFGPRFNLDHHTVIHKQRQRIQQRKAECLTHIQQGAHTPAALVDKMYAHHPPQFRFAGLWMLIGYLDLLLADGAIHQETISGVWHYFISES is encoded by the coding sequence ATGGAACCTATTCGCCTCGAACTGCCAACCGGACTCGACGTAGGGCCGGTCAACGTCTACCTTTTTCGTCAGCCGGAACCGGTGCTAATAGACGCTGGCCTGAAGTCGCCGGCCAGTTGGGAGGCGCTGCAATTTGGTCTGGCCGAGCATAACCTGACGGTCATGGACATCTCGCGGGTGATCATCACCCATCCGCACATAGACCATTTTGGGCAGGCGGGAACCATCGCCGCCCACAGCGACGCCGATGTGTGGATTTGCGAATTGGGCGCGGATTGGCTGCGTGATACGGCCGTTATGTGGCAGCAGCGCATGGCTTACTTTCGTGATGCGTTCTTGCGTCGGGTGGGGTTGGATGATGATACGGCCGCATTGATTGTGCTCGGCATGACGGCCGTTGCCGCTCAACTCGACCCCATCCCGCCCGAACGCCTGCACACCTTCCCGGCCAATGGCCTGCTGCAATTGGGCGGCCTGCCCTGGCAGGTAATCCACACGCCGGGCCACGCCAGCGCCCAAACCTGCTTCTACCAGCCAGACACCAAACAGCTGCTTTCCGCCGACCATTTGCTGCAAACGACGCCGACGCCGGTGGTGGAACGGCCGTTATGCGATGAAGAGCGCATCCCCGCCCTGCCCCAATTTATGCAGTCGCTGGACCGGGTAGCGGCGTTGGATATTGAAGCGGTGTTTCCGGGGCATGGACGGCCGTTTGGCCCCCGCTTCAACCTCGACCACCACACTGTCATCCACAAACAGCGCCAGCGCATCCAGCAGCGCAAAGCCGAATGCCTGACCCACATCCAACAAGGCGCCCACACCCCCGCCGCCCTTGTAGACAAAATGTACGCCCATCATCCACCCCAGTTTCGCTTCGCCGGCCTCTGGATGCTCATCGGCTACCTGGACCTGCTTCTCGCCGATGGCGCTATCCACCAGGAAACCATTTCAGGAGTATGGCACTATTTCATAAGCGAGAGCTAG
- a CDS encoding 2-phosphosulfolactate phosphatase produces MKIDQITPDACTQAAGLVVVIDVLRAFTTAAFAFAAGAAEMMLVSSVDEAFAGRQQWPDALLMGEVNGRHIPGFDFSNSPTDLVGVDLNGRRLIQRTSAGTQGVVRSVNATAVFSASFVCAGATVRAVQAMQPEQVTFVNTDDRPGGYGEEDRACSDYLSALLRGEQPDPAPYLDRVRHSMNGRFFANPAFTHVPITDLEYALDLDRFSFAMRARQESGVWLMTAVAI; encoded by the coding sequence ATGAAAATTGACCAAATTACCCCAGACGCCTGTACTCAGGCTGCCGGCCTCGTAGTCGTCATTGACGTGCTGCGCGCTTTTACCACAGCCGCCTTTGCCTTTGCCGCTGGCGCAGCCGAAATGATGTTGGTCAGCAGCGTGGATGAGGCGTTTGCCGGCCGCCAGCAGTGGCCGGATGCCTTGCTGATGGGCGAAGTAAACGGCCGTCACATCCCCGGTTTCGATTTCAGCAATTCCCCCACAGACCTGGTGGGCGTGGACCTGAACGGCCGTCGCCTCATCCAACGCACCAGCGCCGGGACACAGGGGGTGGTACGCAGCGTGAACGCCACCGCCGTTTTTAGCGCCAGTTTTGTGTGCGCCGGGGCCACCGTCCGCGCCGTCCAGGCCATGCAGCCGGAGCAAGTGACCTTTGTCAACACCGATGACCGCCCTGGTGGTTACGGCGAAGAAGATAGAGCCTGTTCCGATTATCTATCGGCGCTGCTGCGCGGCGAACAGCCCGACCCGGCGCCGTATCTGGACCGGGTACGTCATTCGATGAACGGCCGTTTCTTTGCCAATCCCGCTTTTACCCACGTGCCCATTACCGACCTGGAATACGCGCTGGACCTGGACCGGTTTTCTTTTGCCATGCGCGCCAGGCAGGAGAGCGGTGTGTGGTTGATGACGGCCGTTGCCATCTGA
- a CDS encoding GNAT family N-acetyltransferase yields MTQLDTPRLRLLALSLAQLQLIDQDPGLLNVALCVAVLPSVVTPVVAQAIRAKLSKMRLADPRSHDWYTYWLITRPEINLGIGLIGFKGMPNGRAEVEIGYGLAPEQQGQGLMTEAAGALVAWALRQPGCTAVTAWTQAHNAASQRVLEKIGMVRDVQQNNQYHWRTPEAAAHS; encoded by the coding sequence ATGACCCAATTAGACACGCCACGTTTACGCCTGTTGGCTCTTTCGCTGGCTCAATTGCAGCTAATTGACCAAGATCCCGGCCTGCTAAACGTTGCTTTGTGTGTGGCGGTGCTGCCATCTGTGGTGACGCCTGTTGTGGCCCAGGCGATTCGGGCCAAGTTGTCTAAAATGCGTCTGGCCGACCCGCGCAGCCATGATTGGTACACCTATTGGCTTATTACGCGACCAGAGATCAACCTGGGGATTGGCCTGATTGGCTTTAAAGGGATGCCCAACGGCCGTGCCGAGGTCGAAATCGGCTATGGGCTGGCCCCGGAACAGCAGGGCCAGGGTTTGATGACCGAAGCCGCCGGGGCATTGGTCGCCTGGGCGCTGCGCCAACCGGGGTGTACGGCCGTCACCGCCTGGACCCAGGCACATAACGCGGCCTCGCAGCGCGTTCTGGAAAAAATCGGCATGGTGCGCGATGTGCAACAAAACAATCAATACCATTGGCGCACGCCGGAAGCCGCCGCGCATTCCTGA
- a CDS encoding GAF domain-containing protein produces MGGRTWTGGYHQRRLSDQRFFARVDRQSGFRTNSMVCIPLQVEERMIGVLQAINKKSGDFNEHDLRLLQAIGGPLAAAIENARLHSDVIAEKRRIETIINSMSEGLLTVNSDGLITRTNDALLTLLNAEDQALIGKPANTAIRLRSGSLEAFRQDVLAAEHEFPNWPQTFTSRTAKRLRYSSVERLCPTTAAR; encoded by the coding sequence TTGGGTGGCCGAACATGGACAGGCGGTTATCATCAACGACGTTTATCCGACCAGCGCTTCTTTGCCCGTGTAGACCGGCAGTCTGGCTTCCGCACCAATTCGATGGTGTGCATCCCCCTGCAAGTGGAAGAGCGCATGATCGGCGTGCTGCAAGCCATCAACAAAAAGAGCGGCGACTTTAATGAGCACGATTTGCGCCTGCTGCAGGCAATTGGCGGCCCGCTGGCGGCGGCCATTGAAAACGCCCGCCTGCACAGCGACGTCATCGCCGAAAAACGGCGCATCGAAACCATCATCAACAGCATGTCCGAAGGACTGCTGACGGTAAACAGCGACGGCCTGATCACCCGCACCAACGACGCCTTACTGACGCTGCTCAACGCTGAAGACCAGGCCCTGATCGGCAAACCGGCCAATACGGCCATTCGTCTGCGCTCCGGGTCGTTGGAAGCCTTCCGCCAGGACGTGCTGGCCGCCGAGCACGAATTTCCCAACTGGCCACAGACATTTACCAGCCGGACGGCGAAACGGCTCCGGTACTCATCAGTGGAGCGTCTGTGCCCGACGACAGCGGCCAGGTGA
- a CDS encoding HAMP domain-containing histidine kinase — protein MPDDSGQVNEIIYVFSDLRQVREVERMRDDFFHGIIHELRTPLATILMYARLLREGKAQDKEKADRFLGVIERESDRLQKMVRQMLQVAKLEARELQRSPEPVDLNPLFDEMLPPLADQATEKGLAFSQRIEADLPPVLGNRDTFYLIFKNLIENATKFTMSGTIRVDAFHKAGWVHVVVKDQGIGIPKESLPNLFGRFFRAQTAVERGIAGTGLGLYMVKESVEHYKGTIDVSSTEGKGTTFTVRFPIIEVYSHIGSR, from the coding sequence GTGCCCGACGACAGCGGCCAGGTGAACGAAATTATTTACGTGTTCAGTGATTTGCGGCAGGTGCGCGAAGTGGAGCGGATGCGCGATGACTTCTTCCACGGCATCATCCATGAACTGCGCACCCCGCTGGCGACCATTTTGATGTATGCCCGCCTGCTGCGCGAAGGCAAAGCGCAAGACAAAGAAAAAGCGGACCGCTTCCTGGGCGTGATTGAGCGGGAAAGTGACCGGCTGCAAAAAATGGTGCGCCAAATGCTGCAAGTAGCCAAACTAGAAGCGCGCGAACTCCAGCGCAGCCCGGAACCGGTGGACCTAAATCCTTTGTTTGATGAGATGCTGCCCCCGCTGGCTGACCAGGCGACAGAAAAGGGATTGGCCTTTAGTCAGCGTATTGAAGCGGATTTGCCGCCGGTGCTGGGCAACCGGGACACGTTTTATTTGATTTTTAAGAACCTGATTGAAAACGCCACCAAGTTCACCATGTCTGGCACGATCCGGGTGGATGCTTTTCACAAGGCGGGCTGGGTTCATGTGGTTGTTAAAGACCAGGGCATCGGCATTCCGAAGGAGAGTTTGCCCAATTTGTTTGGGCGTTTCTTCCGAGCGCAAACGGCCGTAGAACGAGGTATCGCCGGCACCGGTTTAGGGCTGTACATGGTCAAAGAAAGCGTGGAACATTATAAAGGCACCATCGACGTCAGCAGCACCGAAGGCAAAGGCACAACCTTCACCGTGCGCTTCCCCATCATCGAAGTTTATTCCCATATCGGAAGCCGTTAA
- a CDS encoding cysteine desulfurase, with protein sequence MAKRSIYLDHGASTPVDPRVLAAMLPFWSDVYGNPSSMHAYGRAAARALEEARAAIAGLIRAQPDEIVFTGCGSESDNIALRGVMHAARAQATGSHLIVSAIEHSAVLHTAVQLRDHFGFDLTIMPVDENGQIRPNKLTTAIQPDPTLISIIAANNEIGSFQPIAEIGALARANGVLFHTDAIQAAAVRRWDMRREQIDLLSMAPHKFYGPKGVGILYVRQGVELLSPQTGGGQEDGRRAGTSNVAFAVGAATALQLVYDELETRTAHYHTLTNRLTTGLLAAFPEDCRLTGHPTDRLPHNASFAFRHLSGNDLLMHLDMAGIAASSGSACKTGNPKPAATLQAIGLDESWTKGGLRLTVGTQTTAQDVDYTLEQLHAIVPKLQKLAAMLA encoded by the coding sequence ATGGCCAAACGATCGATTTACCTGGATCATGGGGCTTCGACCCCGGTAGACCCGCGAGTTTTGGCGGCTATGCTGCCCTTTTGGAGCGACGTGTACGGCAACCCGTCGTCGATGCACGCTTACGGCCGTGCCGCTGCCCGCGCCCTGGAAGAAGCCCGCGCCGCCATCGCCGGCCTCATCCGCGCCCAACCGGACGAAATCGTCTTCACCGGCTGCGGCTCCGAAAGCGACAACATCGCCCTGCGCGGGGTGATGCACGCCGCCCGCGCCCAGGCAACCGGCAGCCATCTCATCGTCAGCGCCATCGAACACAGCGCAGTGCTGCATACGGCCGTACAGCTCCGCGACCACTTCGGCTTCGACCTCACCATCATGCCCGTAGATGAAAACGGCCAGATTCGCCCAAACAAACTGACCACCGCCATCCAACCAGACCCCACGCTCATCAGCATCATAGCCGCCAACAACGAGATCGGCAGCTTCCAACCCATCGCCGAGATTGGCGCGCTGGCCCGCGCCAACGGCGTGCTGTTCCACACCGACGCCATCCAGGCGGCGGCCGTGCGCCGCTGGGACATGCGCCGCGAGCAGATTGACCTGCTAAGTATGGCCCCGCATAAATTTTACGGGCCGAAGGGCGTAGGTATTTTATACGTGCGCCAGGGCGTTGAGCTATTATCGCCACAAACGGGCGGCGGGCAGGAAGACGGCCGTCGCGCCGGCACATCGAACGTCGCCTTTGCCGTTGGCGCCGCCACCGCCCTACAGCTGGTTTACGATGAACTGGAAACGCGCACGGCCCATTACCACACGCTTACCAACCGCCTGACAACCGGCCTGCTGGCCGCCTTCCCGGAAGACTGCCGCCTGACCGGCCATCCCACCGACCGGCTGCCCCACAACGCCAGCTTCGCCTTCCGCCATCTCAGCGGCAACGATTTGCTGATGCACCTGGACATGGCCGGTATCGCCGCCAGCAGCGGCTCGGCCTGCAAGACGGGCAATCCCAAACCGGCGGCCACGCTGCAAGCCATCGGCCTGGACGAAAGCTGGACCAAAGGCGGGCTGCGCCTCACTGTCGGCACGCAAACCACGGCGCAAGACGTGGATTACACTCTGGAACAATTGCATGCCATCGTGCCCAAACTGCAAAAATTGGCCGCGATGCTTGCCTGA
- the mnmA gene encoding tRNA 2-thiouridine(34) synthase MnmA — protein sequence MHKIGPILKIGPISPTRNLVTLFKPDSTVENRVVVAMSGGVDSSVAAALLVEQGYDVVGMMMRLWSEPAIGADAPTNRCCTPDQMADARRVADQLRIPFYVVDVQEHFRRTIVQFFIDEHEHGRTPNPCLECNRQIRFTFLLNQALALDANYLATGHYARIDPTSAGYRLHQGVDAAKDQAYVLHMLTQEHLAHVKLPVGEYTKAEVRQLAVRFNLPVAAKSESQDLCFLGDGDYRRFLRQYSQRAGQPGPIMDEDGRLLGQHHGLPFYTVGQRKGLGLSAPEPLFVLRKDGAHNALIVGPHAALGQRSLTARQVNWIAGAPPPPDRPVQVKIRYRAAPVAGYVREEGGNGRIRVTFPEPVIGITAGQGVVLFQGDECLGGGIIDDETQPTQAHNNGKEPT from the coding sequence ATGCACAAGATTGGTCCAATCTTAAAGATTGGACCAATCTCACCTACACGAAACCTTGTGACTCTTTTCAAGCCAGATTCTACCGTCGAAAATCGCGTTGTGGTCGCCATGAGCGGCGGAGTAGACAGCTCCGTCGCCGCCGCGCTGCTGGTGGAGCAGGGCTACGATGTGGTGGGCATGATGATGCGCCTCTGGAGCGAGCCGGCCATTGGCGCCGACGCCCCGACCAACCGCTGCTGCACCCCTGACCAGATGGCCGATGCCCGCCGCGTGGCCGACCAACTGCGCATCCCGTTTTATGTGGTGGACGTGCAAGAGCATTTCCGGCGCACGATTGTGCAGTTTTTTATTGATGAGCACGAACACGGCCGTACCCCCAATCCCTGCCTGGAATGCAACCGCCAGATTCGCTTCACCTTCCTGCTGAATCAGGCTCTGGCCCTGGACGCCAACTACCTGGCCACCGGCCACTACGCCCGCATCGACCCTACGTCCGCCGGCTACCGCCTGCACCAGGGCGTAGACGCCGCCAAAGACCAGGCTTATGTGCTGCACATGCTGACGCAAGAACACCTGGCCCACGTCAAACTGCCGGTAGGCGAGTACACCAAGGCCGAAGTGCGCCAGTTGGCGGTCAGATTCAACCTGCCGGTGGCCGCCAAGTCGGAGAGCCAGGATTTGTGCTTCTTGGGCGATGGCGACTATCGTCGCTTTTTGCGCCAGTACAGCCAGCGCGCCGGGCAGCCGGGACCGATTATGGATGAAGACGGCCGTCTCCTCGGCCAGCACCACGGCCTACCTTTCTACACCGTCGGCCAGCGCAAAGGCCTGGGCCTATCCGCGCCGGAGCCGCTGTTTGTGCTGCGCAAGGATGGCGCCCACAACGCCCTCATCGTCGGCCCGCACGCAGCGCTGGGGCAGCGCAGCCTGACGGCGCGGCAGGTGAACTGGATCGCCGGCGCGCCGCCCCCTCCCGACCGGCCAGTGCAGGTGAAGATACGTTACCGGGCCGCGCCGGTGGCTGGGTACGTGAGGGAAGAGGGGGGAAACGGCCGTATCCGGGTCACCTTCCCTGAACCGGTTATAGGGATCACCGCCGGGCAAGGCGTAGTCCTCTTCCAGGGCGACGAATGCCTCGGCGGCGGCATTATCGACGATGAAACCCAACCCACCCAGGCCCACAACAACGGCAAGGAGCCAACGTGA
- a CDS encoding YtxH domain-containing protein, with the protein MSENNSDFGAFLAGFVIGGLVGAATALILAPQSGQEMRGQIANKGQELRQVSSERMQHYRELADSYSQEYLERADSAISEARQRATTTGERIQEQARIILEPGIHKEATNEAGADSANEDAAQS; encoded by the coding sequence ATGAGCGAAAACAACAGCGATTTTGGCGCTTTTTTGGCCGGATTTGTCATTGGCGGGCTGGTGGGCGCCGCCACGGCCCTTATCCTGGCCCCGCAGTCCGGGCAAGAAATGCGCGGTCAAATCGCTAACAAAGGGCAAGAACTACGTCAGGTCAGCAGCGAACGAATGCAACATTATCGCGAACTGGCCGATTCATATTCCCAGGAATACTTGGAACGCGCCGACAGCGCCATCTCCGAGGCGCGCCAACGAGCCACGACCACCGGCGAGCGCATCCAGGAACAGGCGCGAATCATTTTGGAGCCGGGCATCCACAAGGAGGCTACGAATGAAGCAGGCGCCGATTCTGCCAATGAGGATGCAGCCCAAAGCTAA